In Actinoplanes octamycinicus, the genomic window CAACCGGCGGAGTGACGTGACCTACGAACCGGTCTACACACGCACGCCACGGAACGCGTTCGTCCCGAGCCCGGTCTTCGTCGGCATCGTCGCGGTCTTCGCGGTGAGCGGCGTCCTGACCTGGCAGCAGTTCGGCAATGTCGGTTTCGACGTGTTCCTGTTCATCATCTCGGGCTGGCTGATCTCGCTCTGCCTGCACGAGTACTCGCACGCGATCGCCGCATACTTCTCCGGCGACCTGACCGTGGCCGATCGCGGCTACCTGCGGCTCAACCCGTTGAAGTACACGCACCCGCTGCTCTCCATCGTGCTGCCGATCGTCGTGGTGATCCTCGGCGGCATCGGCCTGCCCGGCGGCGCGGTCTGGGTGGACCACCGGTACATCAACAGCAAGATCAAGGACTCGCTGATCAGTGCGGCGGGGCCGCTCACCAACGTCGTGCTGGCGGTGGTGGCGGCCGCGCCGTTCCTGCTCGGCCTGGGTCCGGACGTGGTCGACACCGGCGCCCGGACGTTCATCATGACGGATCACCCGGAGTTCTGGGCGGCGCTCGCCGCGCTGGCCTTCCTCCAGGTCACCGCGAGCGTGCTGAACTTCCTGCCGATCCCCGGGCTGGACGGCGGCAGCATCCTGCGGCCGTGGCTCAGCGCGGAGTACCGGCGGGCCTGGGACATGTTCGCCCCGTTCGGCTTCCTGCTGCTGTTCGTGGCGCTCTGGCAGACCAGCCTCAGCCGGTACTTCTACGACGTGGTCCTCTGGGGCTGCGACCTGCTCGACGTGGACCCGACCCTGATCGGCAAGGGCCTGGACCTGATGCGTTTCTGGAGCTAGCCGGCGGACCCGGTGCTGAGCCGGCCGGCCTCGCTCGCTCGGGTAGGACGCGCCCTGGACGGGCGCGTCCTACGGCCGCTTCTCGGGGCTGGTCGTGAGCGCCGGGTCCCGGGTGACGACCGGCTCGACCACCTCGTCGATCGCCTTGAGCAGCCCGTCGTCGAGCTTCACCCCGGACGCCTTGACGTTGTCCCGGACCTGCTCCGGCCGGGACGCGCCGATGATCGCCGCGGACACGTTCGGGTTGCTCAGCACCCAGGCGATCGCCAGCTGCCCCATGGTCAGCCCGGCCTCGTCGGCGAGCGGTTTGAGCCGGGCGACCGCGTTCAGCACGTCGTCCTCCAGCCAGCGGGCGATGAACCCGGCGCCGGACTTCTCGTCGGTGGCCCGCGAGCCGGCCGGCGGCTGCTGCCCCGCCTGATACTTTCCGGTCAGCACGCCCTGCGCCAGCGGCGACCAGACGATCTGGCCCAGACCCAGCTCCTGCGAGGCCGGCACCACCTCCGCCTCGATCACCCGCCACAGCAGCGAGTACTGCGGCTGGTTCGACACCAGGCGGATCTTCAGCTCGTCGGCGAGCGGTTTGGCGGCGCGGATCTCGGCGGCGCTCCACTCGGACACGCCGATGTAGTGCGCCTTGCCCCGGTGCACCACGTCGGCGAACGCCTCCATGGTCTCCTCGAGCGGGGTGTGGTGGTCGTACCGGTGCGCCTGGTAGACGTCCACGTAGTCGGTGCCGAGCCGGCGCAGCGAGCCGTCGATCGAGGTCATGATGTGCTTGCGGGACAGGCCGCTGTCGTTCGCGCCCGGCCCGGTCCGCCAGTAGACCTTGGTGAGGATCTCCAGGCCGTCGCGCCGCTCGTCCTTGAGCGCCCGGCCCAGCACCTCCTCGGCCCGGGTCCCGGCGTAGACGTCGGCGGTGTCGAACGTGGTGATCCCGGACTCGAGGGCCGCGCGCACACAGGCGAGCGCGGCCTCCTCCTCCACCTGGGACCCATGGGTGATCCAGTTGCCGTAGGCGATCTCACTGACCAGCAGGCCGGAACGGCCGAGATGACGGAACTCCATATCTCGAACCCTATCGAAGAACTAGAGAACCGGCCGCGCGTCCGGGAGCAGCCGGACGACCTCCTCGACCGCGTCGGCGCGCTCCACGTACCGGGTCTCCACCAGCGGCCGGCCCTGCCGGTCCAGCGCACCCCAGCGGCCCGCCTCGTCGGCGATCAGGAACGCCGACGGGTGGATCACCACGGCCTTGTGCACCGGCGGGACCACCGGTTGCCCGGCCCGGTCCACGACCCCCAGGCCGGTGCCCGCGTCGACCACCGCGAGCCCCTCGTCGCCGAACCCGTCGATCGGCCCGCCGGAGCTCAGCGCCGTGGCGAACCGCCGGTACTTCGGCTGCACCGCGAGCCGCCCGTGCCGGTCGACGGCGCCCCAGCCACCCCGCTTGACCAGCGCCAGGCCGCGCCGGAACGGCCGGACGTCCTCGAAGCCGCCGGGCACGATCAGCCGGTTGCCCCGGTCGATCGCGAACCAGCCGCCCTCGGCGTCCCGGGTCACCCAGGCCAGCCCCTCGGCGAACCGGCCGGCCGCCAGGTAACCGGAGTCGGCGCCGATCAGCACCTGCCCGGACGGGTCGATCAGCTCCCAGGCCGCCGAGTCCGGGCGGCGCACCCAGGCGACGCCCTCGGCGAACGGCTGGGCCTCGGCGTACCGGGGCTCGACCGCCGCGGCGTAGCCCCACAGGGTGGTGCCGTCGTCGCGCAACGGGACCGGCGCCGGCGGCAGGCCGAGCACCTGGTCCCGGCTGCGCGGATACGGACCCCAGCCGTCCCCGGACCGCCGCGCCATCACGTCGAGGGCCAGCTCGACCCGCTCCACCAGCTCCGGGTCGCCGCCCTGGCACAGGTCCAGGGCCCGCTCGAAGTGGTTCACCGCCTCCAGGAACCGCCCCTGCTCGAACGCCGACCGCCCGGCCAGCTCGCGGATCTCGGCCCGCAGCCGGGCCGGCAGCTCCGCCGAGTCGGCCTGCGCGTAGAGCCGGTCCGCCTCGGCGAACTCACCCCGCCACTGCAGCACGTGCGCCAGCCGCGCCTGCGCGATCGACACGGTCCGCGCCTCGCCGGTCGCCTCCGCGTGCCGCAGCGCCGCCCGCCCGTCGGCGAGCGCGTCGTCCAGTTCCCCGAGCACCCGCGACACCACGGCCCGCAGGCTGAGCAGCCCGGCCCGCACGTTGTCCCGCTCGGCGAACTCCAGCCGGTCGGTCAGCCGGTCCGCCACGTCCCACAGCCGGTCCGGCTCGTCGACCCGCTCGCGCAGCGTCGCCGGGTCGAACATCCACGGATACGACGCGAGGATCTGCTCCGGATCGGCACGCCGCCGGTCGGCCGGCGCCCGCTGGTCGCGACGCTGCCGGATCGGCTCCGGGTCCGCCGCCCGCTCCGGACCGCTTCCCGATTCCCCGGTACGCGGGACCGCCGCCCGCTCCCGGTCGTCCGCTGATTCTTCGGTACGCGGGACCGCCGCCCGCTCCCGGTCGTCTGCCGATTCTTCGGTACGCGGGACCGCCGCCTGCTCCCGGTCGTCTGCCGATTCTTCGGTACGCGGGACCGCCGCCTGCCCCCGGTCGTCCGCCGATTCTTCGGTACGAGCGTCCGCGTCGGATTCGCGGTCGTCCACTGAAGCTTCGGCGTTACCCGTGGCCGTCTCAGCCGCCGGTGAAGCCGCCGGGGTCTCCGTGGTCGCCTCCGGTCCCACCGGAGCCGTCACGGCGATCTCAGCCGCCCGTGCGGCCGTCTCCGTGGTCGCCTCAGCCGGCTCGGCGGTCACCGCGGCCGGCGCGGACTCGCTGTCCGTTCCGTGCGCCGGTGCGCCGTCCACGATGACCGGGACGGCGGCCGCATCGGTCATGGTGTTGTCGGCGAGTGCGGATACCGGTTCGGTCCCGCTGTGGTGGTGCGCGGCGGCAGACCCAGGTCCGGGCGCATCGTGGGCGTCCCCGGCCGCCGGTTCCGCACCGGCACTCGCCGCACCGGCCGAGAGGCCGCCGTCCCAAGCCGTCCCCGCCGCGCCACCGCCACTTCCTGCGACGGTCTGCTCGTCGGCGTCGGCGTCGATCTCGCCGGCTCCGGCTGCCACAACGGTCTGCTCATGCGTGCCGGCCGCGTTGGCCTCCACGGTGACCTGGTCGTGGCGGGCCGCGGCGCTGTCCTCGACGACGGTCTGGTCAGCCCGCGCGGACTCCGCGACCTGGTTGCTCGGTGCCGCGAACCCCGCGGCCATGGCGAGTTCCGCATCCGCGACGTGGTCTGCACCAGCCGATTCGCTCAGCGCTGCGATCGCCTCGGCGGAGCTTTCACCCTCAACGGCCTCGGCTGCCTCTGCGGTGTCGCTGCTCAGCGCCGCGAACCCCGCGGCCATGGCGAGTTCCACGTCCCCGCCGAAACCCGCACCGTGCGCGTCGTGGCCGTTCTGCGCCTGATGACCCGTCTGCGCGTCGTGGCCCGCCTGCGCCTCCTGCGTCGCCTCCGCCTCCTGAGCCTCGTGAGTCGCCTCAGCCTCGTGAGTCGCCTGAGCCTCGTGCGTCGCCTCAGCCTCGTGCGTCGCCTCCGCGTCGTGGGCGGCTTCCGTGGTGTGGGCGGCTCCCGAGGTGTGGTCGGCTTGCGCGGTGGCGGTCACCGCGCTGGAAGCGGCGTCCGGCGCGTTCCAGGCGGTCGTGGCCGAGTCGCGATCTGTCGCGCCGGGGTTGGTGGGCGGCCACTCCGGAACGCGCGGCCCGGCCGTCCGCTGCCCCGCCAAGACGCCGAGCAACTGACTCGCGAAGCCGACCCCGGGCCGCTCCGCAGCGTTGTCGTCAGCCGCTTCCGTGCCGTTGACCGGAGTCACCTCGACCGCCGAAGGCTCCGCAACGAGGGCGACCTGCTCCTCGACCGCGGGTACCAGCTCCTCGACCCCAGGCGTCAGCTCCCCGGCGCCGGGAACCCGCTGCTCCACAACAGCGGCTTCACCCACGCCGGACGCCGTCTCCGCCTCCGGGGCAGCATCCGCGATCGCTTCCGGCTCCCGACGCCCCACGAACTCGCCGGCCGCCAGCACGTCCTCGAAGCTCGGGTCCGCCGCGGACTCGTCTTCGAAGCCCGGCTTCACCGGGTCCGGGGCCGCAGGAGCCGGGTTGACCGGGATCGGAGCACCCGAGACCGGGATCGCCGAGGTCGGCGCGGCCGCGGCAGAGCCCGATGAGGTGGTTGCGGTCGAGTCCGGGATCGCCGAGGTCGGCGCGGCCGAGACAGGGATCGCCGACGTCGGTACCGCCGAGGCGGGAATCGCTGAGGTCGGCGCGGTCGAGTCCGGGGCGGCCGAGGTGGGGGCGGTCGAGTCCGGGACGGCCGACGCTGGGGCGGCCGGGACCGGGACTCCTGAGGTGGGCGCGACCGTGGCGGAAACCGACCAGGTGGGCGCGGCCGAGACCGGGATGGCCGAGGTGGGCGCGGCCGGGACCGGGATGGCCGAGGTCGGCGCGGCGGATACCGGAGCTGCGGAGACCGGGAAGGACGACGTCGGGAGGGCCGAGATCGGGGCGGCGGAGATCGGGTTCAGGGTGTCGTCGGTCGGGTCGGCAGCGGCGTGGTGCCCGCCGAGCGGCTGATCGAAATCAGTCGCTTCGTGGCGGCCCGGGATGTCTTCCGTGGTCCGCTCGTGCCGACCCGCCCCGGCCAGGGTGGCCGGGCTTCCGTAGGCGGCGAAGTCCCGGTCGTCACCGGCCGGGAGATCGTCGTCCGGACGAGCGTGGCTGTGCGGCGCCACGACCGCATCCTGCCCGGCGATCTCCGGCTGGACATCCCACGGGTACATGCCGACCGGCGTCTCCCGGTGGACCGGCTCGTCCTGAACCGGTTCCACAGAGACTTCGGCCTCGACCGCGAACTCATCGGCCACCACCTCGTGACCAGGACCGTCGTGCACCGCATGCGCTTCGACGATGATGCCCTCGGCGGACTCGCTACCTGCCGGCGTCGCAGCCTCGACCACCTCGACGTCCACCACGGTGGCGAACTCCGGAGCGTCACCCCGGTCCCTGTCCGCAGCCTCACCCGAAGCGGCGTCCGGGGCGTCGCCCAGGGCGCCTTCTGGGGTCTCGCCGAGGGTGGCGTCAGCGGTATCGCCCACGGCGATCTCGCCGAAGGTGACGTCGGTGGTCTCGTCCGGAACGGCGCCCGTGGCGTCGCTCAGGGTGACCTCGGAGATTTCGCTCAGGTCGGCGTCGGCGGCGTCACCGAGGGTGGCGTCGGCGGTGTCAGCCGAAGTGGCGTCGTCAACAGAGGTGGCGTCCGAAGCGCCAGCCTGGACGATGTTCGCGGCCTCGCCGGAGACATCATCCGCGGCGTCGGTCGAGAGCCCATCCGCGGTGCTGCCGGAGACACCGTCCGCGGCGGGGCTGGAGGTGGTGTCCGGTGCGTCCTCGGAGGTGGCGTCCGTGGTCGCGTCGTCGAGGCCCGGCGCGAACCAGCCGGCCGGCTTCTCCTCGGCCTCCGCCACCACCGCCGGATCCGCGAGCGGAGAGGTGTCGGGCACCGGCGTCTCCGCACCGAGCCCGCTCATCGACAGCAGCCAGCCGAGCCCACGCGGCTCCTCGGCCGCGGGTTCCGCAGGCACCCCGGTGACCTGCGCACCGGCGGCGTCGAGCGGCGTCGCGGCGGCCGGCACTCCGGTCGCGTCGAATGGAACACCGGTGACCGGAGCCGCGACCGCGTCGAATGGAGCACCGGTGACCGGAGCCGCGGGCGGGTCGAGCGGCGTACCGGTAATCGGTGCCGTGACCGCGCCGAACGGCGGATCAGTGACCGGCGCAGCGGTCTCGGCGATCGGCGCACCCGGGTCCGTGGCGGCCGTCGGCTCGCCGCCCGGCTGGCCGGTGACCGGCGCGACCGGGCCGGCCGCGCGCGGGTCGATCGGCTGGGTGCGCTCCTCCGGCGGATACGGCGCGCCGCTCTGCTGCTGCGCCCGGTAGGCGCTCAGGTCGACTCCGCTGACGTCGATCGCCTGAGTGCGGTCGACATCCACCGGGTGACCCTGCTGGTGCCGGCCGGACGCGTCGAGGTCGACCCGCCGGGGGTCGAACGGCCGGGTCGGCTCGTCGTGGCGCTCGACCGGGTCGGCCGGGCGGGCCGGTTCGGGCCGTGCCGGCTGCCCGGCACGCCGCGGGTCGAGGGGCCGGGTGCGCTCCTCGTAGTCGTGCGCGTGCCCCGCTGCCCGGAGGTCCTGCTCCTCCGCCATCGGCGGCTGAGCACCCGGCGCGACGATTCCGGAGACCGGCCGGTGGGCCGCCCAGTCGTCGTCGCGGCGGTAGCCACCGGGCGCGGCCACGCCGGAGACCGGTGCGGCCGCGGCCTGGCCGGGCACGACCGGAGCCGGACCGGGCCGGCCGTGCGTGGCCGGCGGCTGGCCGGGGTGCGCAGGAGCCTGTCCGGGCACCGCCGGGTAGACCGCGGCCGGCGGCATGACCGGCTGCTGCGGCGTCATCCGGGTCGGCTGCGCCGCCGGGCGCGCCGGAGCCGGGGCGTTCCGCTCCGGCGGGACCGGGCGCAGATCGAACGGCGAGTCCGGGGTACGCCCGGACCGCGCCGGGAACGCCTCCGGCGGAACCGGGCGGGCGCTGCCGTAGGTCGGCCCGGCAGGCGACATCGGCCGCGGCCCACCCTGGCGCGGGTCGGCACCGGGCCGGGACCCGGCCTGCTCCGGCCGCCCACCGTGCTGCTGCTCCGTCCCGGGCCGGCCGTGCTGGTCGTGCGTCGGGCGGCCGTGCTGGTCGTGCACAGAACGACCGTGCTGGTCGTGCGTCGGCCGGCCGTGCTGGTCGAAGCCGGAGCGGCCCTGCTGGTCAAGGCCAGGACGGCCGTGCTGCTCGGGACCGGGACGACCCTGCTCGGGACCGGGACGACCCTGCGGCCCGGGACCGAACCCGGGCGCCCCGCCGAACCGCTGCTGTTGCTGCTGCCCCGGGTGCCGCCCCTCCGGACCACCCGGCGGCACCGGCCCGCGCGACCCGGGCGGGACCTGCCCGCCCCGCGCCGGCGGCACCGCGCCACCCTGCTGACCGGGACCGAACCCGCCACGCGGCGCCGGCGAGACCGGCCGCGAGCCGTACCCGGGCGCGTCGCCGCGCCCGAACGACTGCCCACCCCAGTTCTCCGGCCCACGCTGCGGCGCGCCGGGACCGCCACGGCGGGGGCCCTCCGGCTGCTGCGGGACCCGGGCAGCGCCCGCCGACCGGCTGGGTGAGACCGGCGCCGACGACGGACGGCCGGGGGAGACCGGCGCAGACGACCCGGGCGCACGCCCGTGACCGGGCGTCACCGGCGCCGAGGACGCGCCCCGCCCGTAGACCGGGGCCGGCCCACGACGCTGGTCCGGCGCGCCGCCGTAGGGCATCGGCCGGTTCCACGATGGATCGTCGCGGGCGTCACGGGGCGGGCTGACCACGTACCTCTGCGGATCCTCAGCCGGAACCCGGCCGCGACCCTGCGCCGCGCCGCCGCCCTGTTGCTGCGGACCGCCTTGCGGGCCCGCCGGAGCCGAGCTGACCGGCGCGGACGACCCGCGGGACGCCTCGTAGACCGGGGTGTGCACGGCCTTGCGGCGGCCCTGGTCGCCCGGATAGCGCTGCCCGGGCAGTGGTTCCCACTCCCAGGTGAGCTCGTACACCCACGCCGGTTCGTCGTCCCAGCCTTCCGCACCCGGGCGGGAGCTCCAACCGTTCATCGGGCGTCCAGGCCCGGCGATTGGCAACGCTCCGTCACGGCGAACTCCAACGTGTGAAAAAACGAGCCGTGGCCGACCGGGGAACCCGGGTACAGTCTCCCGGCTCCACTGCGGGTGTGTGGGAAGGAGATTAGCGGCGTGTCCGGGAAGGGCGCCAGCGTGCTCACGATCTCAACGGTTGGTCCGTTAAGGGGATGGGTCGCTACTTTCGGTGCACTGGTCGGGTCGGGTTTCCGGCGCTACACCACCTATCGTCAGGCCACCATAGCCGGAACGTTCACCAATGTGGTGTTCGGCTACATGCGCTGTTACGTGCTGCTCGCGGTGGCCGCGAGCGCTCCCGGCGGGCAGCCGGCCGGTTATCAGCCGGACCAGCTGGTCACCTACGTCTGGTTCGGCCAGGGGCTACTCAGTGTGGTCATGCTGTGGGGCTGGGCCGAGCTCGCCGACCGGATCCGCACCGGCGACGTCGCGGCCGATCTGTTACGTCCGGTCGCCCCGGTGACCGCCTACCTCGCCGCCGACCTGGGCCGGGCCGGGCACGGGATGCTCACCCGGTTCCTCCCGCCGGTGCTGATCGGGGCGCTGTGTTTCCCGATGCGGCTGCCGACCCGCTGGCCGACGGTCCCGCTGTTCCTGGTCTCGGTGCTGCTCGCGGTGATCGTCAGTTTCGGCTGCCGTTACCTGGTCAACGCCACCGCCTACTGGCTGCAGGACGCCCGCGGGCCGATCATGCTGTGGGTGCTCGGCGCCGGGGTGCTGGGCGGCCTCTACTTCCCGCTGCGCCTGCTGCCGGAGTGGCTGGCGGTCGCCCTGTGGGTGGGCACGCCGCTGCCGAGCATCCTGCAGACGCCGCTGGACGTGGCCGCCGAGCGGGACGGCCCGGCCATGCAGGCCGCCCTGATCGGGTTGCAGGCCGGCTGGGCGGTCGCGCTGCTGGCGCTGGCCGCGCTGGTGCAGAAGCGGGCCGAGCGGAAGCTGGTGGTGCAGGGTGGGTGAGCTGCGCGCCTACGCCGCGCTGGCCGCCGCGCAGGCCCGTTCGGTGGTCTCCTACCGCACGTCGTTCCTGATCGAGCTGCTCACCAACGTCGGCGCCACGGTGTTCGACGTGCTGACCGTGCTGGTGCTGTTCCGGGCCACCGACCGGATCGCCGGGTTCACCCTGCCCGAGGCGCTGCTGATCACCGGCATCATCTCGGCCGGGTTCGCGCTGGCCGACTTCACGATCGGCAACGTCGACCGGCTCAAGACCTACGTGCGGGCCGGGACCCTGGACGCGGTACTGGTCCGGCCGCTCGCCGCGCTGCCCCAGCTGCTGCTGATGGACCTGCCGATCCGCAAGCTGCTGCGGGTGGTGTTCGGCTTCACCGTGCTGGTCGTCGCGGTCCGGATGAACGAGATCGACTGGACCCCGGCCCGGGTGGCGCTGCTGCTCGTGGCGCCGCTGTCCTGCGCGGTGTTCATGAGCGCGATCTTCGTGATCAGCGCCAGCCTGGCCTTCTGGTGGGTGGACTCGGGGGAGTTGGGCAGCGCCTTCACCTACGGCGGGCGGGACTTCGCGTCGTACCCGATCACGGTTTACGGCCCGGTCTTCCGGACGCTTTTCGCGTACGTCCTGGGTCTCGCCTTCATCGGCTACCAGCCTGCCCTGGCCCTGCTCGGCCGCCCGGACCCGCTGGGTCTGCCGGCCTGGGCCGGCTTCGCCTCGCCGCTGGTCGCGCTCGCCGCGGCCGTCGTCGCCGCCGCGGTCTGGCGCGTCGGCCTCCGTCACTACAGGAGCACCGGCTCATGATCAAGACCAAGGACCTTCGGAAGACCTTCGACGTACGCGTGAAGCGCGGCCGGTTCCGCCGCGAGAAACGCACCGTGGAGGCGGTCGCCGGGGTGACGCTGACCATCGAGCCGGGCGAGATGGTCGGTTACATCGGCCCGAACGGCGCCGGCAAGTCCACCACCCTGAAGATGCTGACCGGCGTGCTCACCCCGTCCGGCGGCGAGGTGGAGGTGTGCGGCCTGCGCCCGGTCCCGCAGCGCACCAGGCTGGCACTGGGCATCGGGGTGGTCTTCGGCCAGCGCTCGCAGCTCTGGTGGGATCTGCCGCTGCACGAGTCGTTCACCCTGCTCCGGCACATCTACCGGGTGCCGGCCGGGGAGCACCACGCCCGGCTGCGCCGCTGCCGGGAGCTGCTCGACCTGGACGACTTCCTGGACACCCCGGTCCGGCAGCTGTCGCTGGGCCAGCGGATGCGCGGCGAGCTGACCGCGGCGCTGCTGCACGGCCCGCGGGTGCTGTTCCTGGACGAGCCGACGATCGGCCTGGACGTGGTCAGCAAGCAGGCGGTCCGTTCGTTCCTGGCCGAGCTGGGCGCGACCGGCGACGTCACGCTGGTGCTGACCACCCACGACCTGGCCGACATCGAGCGGCTCTGCGAGCGCCTGGTGGTGATCGACCACGGACGGGTGGTGCACGACGGCACGATCGAGGCGCTGCACGCCCGGTACGGTTCCCGGCGCAGCCTGGTCGCCGATCTCGCGATCCCGCTGCCGGCGGAGTTCGAGCTGCCCGGCGCGACCCTGGTCGACGTCGAGGCCGACCGCCACCGGGTGACGTTCGCGCTGGACGGGGTGACCGCGGGGGAGGCCGTCGCCGAGCTGGTGGCGGCGGTGCCGATCCGGGATCTGTCGGTGGTCGAGCCGGACATCGAGGACGTGGTCGCCCGGCTGTACGCCGGGTAGCGAATCGAAAGCGGTCCGGCGGTCCTCCTCCGTCGCCCGCCCGGGTAGCGAATCGGGTGGGGTCCGGCGGTCCGCCTCCGTCGCCCGCCCGGGTAGCGAATCGGGTGGGGTCCGGCGGTCCGCCTCCGTCGCCCGCCCGGGTAGCGAATCGGGTGGGGTCCGGCGGTCCGCCTCCGTCGCCCGCCCGGGTAGCGAATCGGGTGCGGTCCGGCGGTCCTCCTCCGTCGCCCGCCCCGGGCGGCGATGGTGCGCGGCATGAGACGACGAGCGCTGGCCGCCGCCGTGGCCGCCCTGCTGCTGGCCGCCGGGATCGCCGCGCCGGCCCGCGGCGCCGCCGCCGAGCTGGTGCTGAACGGCTCCGCCGTCCGGGACCTGACCGGCTGGACCGCGGCCGCGCAGTCCGGCGAGGTGGGCCTGCGCCGGGTGACCGGGCTGCGCGGCGCCCCGGCCACCACGGCGGTCCAGCTGAGCCGGCCGGCCGCCTCCGGCGCCTGGGCCTTCGCCCTGGCCCGGCTGACCGGCGGCTTCGTGCCCGGCCGGACCTACCGGATGACGGTGTGGGCCCGGGACACGGCCGGCGCCGGCAGCCGGCTCGGCATGCTGCTCGCCAACGGCGCCTGGGAGCACCGCCCGGCCGGCGTCATCGAGTTCGGCACCCTGGCCGGCACCGGCTGGCGGCGGATGACCCGGACCTTCGTGGCCACCTCGGCCGGCGCCGCGGACACCGGGTTCTATTTGAGCCTGCCGGCCGGCGGGCCGTTCACGATCCAGGTGACCGGGCTGACCGTGCAGGCGGTCACCGCCCCGCTGCCGGCCCGGGTCTCCGGCGCGCCGTCCCGGGTGATCACTTTTGCCGGGGCGGCCGGCTCGGCGCCGGACAGCCGGGTCTGGAACCACGATCTGGGCGCCGGCGGGTGGGGCAACGGTGAGCTGCAGACGTACACCTCGAGCAGCGACAATGTGCGCCTGGACGGCGCCGGGCGGCTGCTGATCACCGCCCGGCGGGACGAGCGCGGCGGTCTCACCAGCGCCCGGCTGACCACCCGGGGCAAGGTCGCGGTGCCCGCCGGGTCGTACGTCGAAGCGTCCCTGACCGCCCCGGTCGGCGCCGGGGTCTGGCCGGCGTTCTGGCTGCTCGGCACGTCGATGGAGAAGGTCGGCTGGCCGGCCTGCGGCGAGCTGGACGTCTTCGAGGGCACCGGCGCGGAACCCACCCTGGCCAAGTCCGCCGCGCACCTGCCGGACGCGGCGAACCCGCGGCTGGACCGGCCGTACGACTGGGGCGAGGGCG contains:
- a CDS encoding site-2 protease family protein, translating into MTYEPVYTRTPRNAFVPSPVFVGIVAVFAVSGVLTWQQFGNVGFDVFLFIISGWLISLCLHEYSHAIAAYFSGDLTVADRGYLRLNPLKYTHPLLSIVLPIVVVILGGIGLPGGAVWVDHRYINSKIKDSLISAAGPLTNVVLAVVAAAPFLLGLGPDVVDTGARTFIMTDHPEFWAALAALAFLQVTASVLNFLPIPGLDGGSILRPWLSAEYRRAWDMFAPFGFLLLFVALWQTSLSRYFYDVVLWGCDLLDVDPTLIGKGLDLMRFWS
- a CDS encoding aldo/keto reductase family protein — its product is MEFRHLGRSGLLVSEIAYGNWITHGSQVEEEAALACVRAALESGITTFDTADVYAGTRAEEVLGRALKDERRDGLEILTKVYWRTGPGANDSGLSRKHIMTSIDGSLRRLGTDYVDVYQAHRYDHHTPLEETMEAFADVVHRGKAHYIGVSEWSAAEIRAAKPLADELKIRLVSNQPQYSLLWRVIEAEVVPASQELGLGQIVWSPLAQGVLTGKYQAGQQPPAGSRATDEKSGAGFIARWLEDDVLNAVARLKPLADEAGLTMGQLAIAWVLSNPNVSAAIIGASRPEQVRDNVKASGVKLDDGLLKAIDEVVEPVVTRDPALTTSPEKRP
- a CDS encoding WG repeat-containing protein — its product is MNGWSSRPGAEGWDDEPAWVYELTWEWEPLPGQRYPGDQGRRKAVHTPVYEASRGSSAPVSSAPAGPQGGPQQQGGGAAQGRGRVPAEDPQRYVVSPPRDARDDPSWNRPMPYGGAPDQRRGPAPVYGRGASSAPVTPGHGRAPGSSAPVSPGRPSSAPVSPSRSAGAARVPQQPEGPRRGGPGAPQRGPENWGGQSFGRGDAPGYGSRPVSPAPRGGFGPGQQGGAVPPARGGQVPPGSRGPVPPGGPEGRHPGQQQQQRFGGAPGFGPGPQGRPGPEQGRPGPEQHGRPGLDQQGRSGFDQHGRPTHDQHGRSVHDQHGRPTHDQHGRPGTEQQHGGRPEQAGSRPGADPRQGGPRPMSPAGPTYGSARPVPPEAFPARSGRTPDSPFDLRPVPPERNAPAPARPAAQPTRMTPQQPVMPPAAVYPAVPGQAPAHPGQPPATHGRPGPAPVVPGQAAAAPVSGVAAPGGYRRDDDWAAHRPVSGIVAPGAQPPMAEEQDLRAAGHAHDYEERTRPLDPRRAGQPARPEPARPADPVERHDEPTRPFDPRRVDLDASGRHQQGHPVDVDRTQAIDVSGVDLSAYRAQQQSGAPYPPEERTQPIDPRAAGPVAPVTGQPGGEPTAATDPGAPIAETAAPVTDPPFGAVTAPITGTPLDPPAAPVTGAPFDAVAAPVTGVPFDATGVPAAATPLDAAGAQVTGVPAEPAAEEPRGLGWLLSMSGLGAETPVPDTSPLADPAVVAEAEEKPAGWFAPGLDDATTDATSEDAPDTTSSPAADGVSGSTADGLSTDAADDVSGEAANIVQAGASDATSVDDATSADTADATLGDAADADLSEISEVTLSDATGAVPDETTDVTFGEIAVGDTADATLGETPEGALGDAPDAASGEAADRDRGDAPEFATVVDVEVVEAATPAGSESAEGIIVEAHAVHDGPGHEVVADEFAVEAEVSVEPVQDEPVHRETPVGMYPWDVQPEIAGQDAVVAPHSHARPDDDLPAGDDRDFAAYGSPATLAGAGRHERTTEDIPGRHEATDFDQPLGGHHAAADPTDDTLNPISAAPISALPTSSFPVSAAPVSAAPTSAIPVPAAPTSAIPVSAAPTWSVSATVAPTSGVPVPAAPASAVPDSTAPTSAAPDSTAPTSAIPASAVPTSAIPVSAAPTSAIPDSTATTSSGSAAAAPTSAIPVSGAPIPVNPAPAAPDPVKPGFEDESAADPSFEDVLAAGEFVGRREPEAIADAAPEAETASGVGEAAVVEQRVPGAGELTPGVEELVPAVEEQVALVAEPSAVEVTPVNGTEAADDNAAERPGVGFASQLLGVLAGQRTAGPRVPEWPPTNPGATDRDSATTAWNAPDAASSAVTATAQADHTSGAAHTTEAAHDAEATHEAEATHEAQATHEAEATHEAQEAEATQEAQAGHDAQTGHQAQNGHDAHGAGFGGDVELAMAAGFAALSSDTAEAAEAVEGESSAEAIAALSESAGADHVADAELAMAAGFAAPSNQVAESARADQTVVEDSAAARHDQVTVEANAAGTHEQTVVAAGAGEIDADADEQTVAGSGGGAAGTAWDGGLSAGAASAGAEPAAGDAHDAPGPGSAAAHHHSGTEPVSALADNTMTDAAAVPVIVDGAPAHGTDSESAPAAVTAEPAEATTETAARAAEIAVTAPVGPEATTETPAASPAAETATGNAEASVDDRESDADARTEESADDRGQAAVPRTEESADDREQAAVPRTEESADDRERAAVPRTEESADDRERAAVPRTGESGSGPERAADPEPIRQRRDQRAPADRRRADPEQILASYPWMFDPATLRERVDEPDRLWDVADRLTDRLEFAERDNVRAGLLSLRAVVSRVLGELDDALADGRAALRHAEATGEARTVSIAQARLAHVLQWRGEFAEADRLYAQADSAELPARLRAEIRELAGRSAFEQGRFLEAVNHFERALDLCQGGDPELVERVELALDVMARRSGDGWGPYPRSRDQVLGLPPAPVPLRDDGTTLWGYAAAVEPRYAEAQPFAEGVAWVRRPDSAAWELIDPSGQVLIGADSGYLAAGRFAEGLAWVTRDAEGGWFAIDRGNRLIVPGGFEDVRPFRRGLALVKRGGWGAVDRHGRLAVQPKYRRFATALSSGGPIDGFGDEGLAVVDAGTGLGVVDRAGQPVVPPVHKAVVIHPSAFLIADEAGRWGALDRQGRPLVETRYVERADAVEEVVRLLPDARPVL
- a CDS encoding ABC transporter permease, coding for MVFGYMRCYVLLAVAASAPGGQPAGYQPDQLVTYVWFGQGLLSVVMLWGWAELADRIRTGDVAADLLRPVAPVTAYLAADLGRAGHGMLTRFLPPVLIGALCFPMRLPTRWPTVPLFLVSVLLAVIVSFGCRYLVNATAYWLQDARGPIMLWVLGAGVLGGLYFPLRLLPEWLAVALWVGTPLPSILQTPLDVAAERDGPAMQAALIGLQAGWAVALLALAALVQKRAERKLVVQGG